GCGCCCCGATTCCGTTCAATCCCCTCAAAGACGTCGCGTTCCACGCACTTTCCCACGCCTACGCCCTCGGCTACCTGGTATGCGGCATCGCCGCCGCGGCGGCCGCCCTTATCGCGTTGACGATGCTGGGCCGACGGCGAAACCCGGACGTGTTCACGGAACCCGACGCGGACGAACGGCCCTGAGCGCAGCCGGTGGCACGGTGCAGGCTGCGCGAAACCGACTGGCGGACGCAGAAGGGAAGCTCCAGCGGTATCAAACTGCCATCGCTGCCGGGGTCGAGCCCGAAGCGCTTGTCGACCCGATGAACGAAGCACAAGCGGAACGAGCCGCCGCGCAAGCCCAGATCGAGAGCGTGCCGGCCGCGACGAGCGTCACGGTCGCCGAGATCTATGCGAGGATCGATGCCCTCGGCGATGTCTGCGGGACACTGGCCGACGCAACCACGGCTGGCATGAGCCGCCTGTACCGGGCGCTGAACCTGGAACTACGCTACGAACCAAAAGAGCTGGCCGTCTATGCGACGACCAGCCCTGGTGTAGATAGTAAGCGTGTCCGAGGACGATCTTGCACGCTAACCACAACGCTCCAGATCCCCGGCTGACCTGCAGGTTCTCACTCGTCGGCGCCGAAGCCGCCCGACGCGCATAGGGTAATTGAGTGTCCGAACACTAACCACACGGCTTCAGTCAGCTCAGTCGACTCGTTCGCCCAAACCAGAGGCAGGTGCCTCGCTTGGCCAGTTCCTGCTTGCGCTCGTCGTAGTCCGGCATGACGCGGGCGAGCAGCTGCCAGAACGCGGGGCCGTGGTGAGGCTCGCGCAGATGCGCGAGTTCGTGTGCCAACACGTAATCAACGAGCGGCGGAGACAGCTGCAGTGTCGCCCAGTGGATACGCACCCGGCGTCCGGCCGTCGCGCTTCCCCACTTGTGGCCGAGGTCTGCCACCTCGATGGGCCCCGCATCGACTCGTAGGCGCTCTGCCCATGCCCGAGAGCGGGGTCCTAGCCAGGCTTCGCCGCAGCGCTGGTACCAGGCAATCAGGCTTGCCTCTCCTACCCCGAGCAGACGCCGTGGTAGAACGATTCGTCCACGCTCTAGGCGAACAACGCCGTCTACGTCGTCGATCTTCAGCCGATGGCTGCGGCCTAGGTAGAGGAAGCCTTCGCCGTCGACGAGCTCCTTGGTGATCGGCTCGTGCTGCAGGACTTCCTTCTCCGCCAGCTTGCGGTAGACCCACTCGCGTTTCGAGGCCAGGAATTGATGCAGCTCCTCGGTCGCCACGTCGTCGGCGGCCAACAAACGCAGTGATCCGTCGGCTTCAATGGTGAGCCGGGCCTTACGGCTGCTGCCGCCGATCTCGACCGGCACGCGCAGATCGTCAAGCTGGAGGACAGCGGTCATGAGCGCCCCCGTGTGCGGAGTTGCTCCCTGATCAGAGACTGGTTGGAGCGTGCCAGCTCCATGAGGCGATCAGCTATGGCTGCCTGCTCGGAGAATGGAAACAGGTCGCGGTCGTCCAGCTGATGGACGATGTCCTTCCGCAGCTGGTCCTGGGCGTGCGGGTTCTGCCAGAACCGCACGATGCCAGCGTGCCGCAGTACCTCGCCAACGATGTCTTCGGCCAGGCGCAGGATATCCGCCCGCACCTCGTCTGGCAGGGTGGCACTGGTGGCGAACTCACTCTCCAGAAGGCCGTAGAAGCGGGCAACGAGCGGGTCCTCGTGGACGCGTGACGAGCTGGACTCGTCGGTTATGTCGCCGAGCAGCACCTCGAGCGCGAGGCTGAGCTGGTCCCACTTGCCGGTCAGCGTCTTCAGAATCTCGTCGAGGCGCTCGGAGAGCTTGGTGTAGCGAGCAGGATCCTCATCGAAGTTCTTCCGGATATGGAACCGCAGCGCGTGCTCCATCTCCGAGGCCTTCGCCTTGTC
This sequence is a window from Amycolatopsis benzoatilytica AK 16/65. Protein-coding genes within it:
- a CDS encoding SprT family zinc-dependent metalloprotease encodes the protein MTAVLQLDDLRVPVEIGGSSRKARLTIEADGSLRLLAADDVATEELHQFLASKREWVYRKLAEKEVLQHEPITKELVDGEGFLYLGRSHRLKIDDVDGVVRLERGRIVLPRRLLGVGEASLIAWYQRCGEAWLGPRSRAWAERLRVDAGPIEVADLGHKWGSATAGRRVRIHWATLQLSPPLVDYVLAHELAHLREPHHGPAFWQLLARVMPDYDERKQELAKRGTCLWFGRTSRLS